A segment of the Bacillus pseudomycoides genome:
AAATATTTGCAATAGGGCACCTTCTGTTGTAAGTTGTTTCTTTTCTTGTTCTGTTAAAGAAAATTCAGCTGATAATGGTGAAGCGTGTTTTTCTTTCAGGTTTTGAAGTAAAGTATTACTTTTTAGTTTACCGCCATAAATTACAATTGCTGGTTTTTCTTTAACTTCGATGTCCCAATAAGTAAATTTGTAAGGGCTTTGTATATGATGCTGTAAGTAAGCAACTAATGATGTTTTTGTATAAGAACCAGGAACATCTTCTGGAGTATTGAAGTCATAGAGTACTTTTCCATTTTCATCAACAATTTGAAGCCAATCATTTTTGTCCTCAATCATTTCTTTTATTTCAGAACTTAATGTAACGCGTCCGTTTTCTGAAGAAACATACTGAGACATAGTAAAGTTATCAAACTCTGGAACATTTGGTTCGTAAAGGGTCGTACTAAAAAGATGCCCCAGGTAAACGACAGCGACGATTACTGCAATGAGTAAAGTAAACAAGACGAAAATATGCTGGATAATAAATTGGATAATAAGTCTTCTACTTAAGTTCATAGCCTTCACCTACTTTGCGACAAACTTATAACCAAGTCCACGAATCGTTTTGATGTACTTCGGGCTACTTGGATCAAGTTCAATTTTTTCACGTAGTTTTCGAATATGAACCATAACGGTATTGTCATCACCATTATAGGCAGGAGCACCCCATACTTTTTCATATATTTCTTCTTTTGAAAATACGTAATTTGGATGTTCACAGAAAAAGAGTAATAGTTGAAATAGCTGAGCGGAACATTCCACAATTTCTCCATCTACTTGTAATTCAGCAGCATGTTTATCTATTTGGACTCTCCCGAATGAAAGGGTATGTTCTTTTATTAGTTGCGGTGTTTGTTTCATATGTCTTCGAAGTTGTGCTTTCATACGAGCGACAACTTCAAGCGGGTTGAATGGTTTTGTAATATAATCGTCTGCCCCGTATAAGAAACCAGATACTTTATCTAAATCAGATGATTTAGCTGTTAGAAAGAAAATGGGACAGTCCGTTTTTTGACGGATGATGGGACAAATATCAAAACCGGATTGTCCAGGAAGCATGACGTCTAGAATCATTAAATCAAAATGATTTTGCTTCACTAAGAGTAAAGCTTCTTCAGCTGAAGTAGCTGTTGTAATATGAGAAAATCCTTCTTTTTGTAGAATTGTAGTTAATAGTTGTAAAATTGCTGTTTCATCATCGACAAGTAAAATATTTGCATGATACAATCTGAATCGCCCCCTATTTTCTTCGAATATCATAACATTTTCTTGTAAGTTATGGGATTTTTAAGGAAAATTTAAGGTTTTCTTAGCTTAAAAATAAGATTGGAATGATATGATAAATGTAACATAGGGGAGGAGATGGGGATGAATCCGTTTTATTCAATACGAGCCAGATATTTTTTGATTGTATTTGCACTCCTTTTTTTGATTGAACGCATGAGTAAACAAGTACTAGAAAATACATTTCATATATCACTGTCTTCTTTTATAAGCATATTTGTACTATACGTATTTCCAGCCATTTGGTTATTCTACTACTGTAAGCGCCATCGTGTACCGTTTACTGTATTTATGAATAGAAGAGAATCGTTTAATCTTATGCAAGTTTTTATGATTACAGGAATGTTATGCCTATTTAGTTACGGATACCTTGTATTATATATGTATAGCTTCGCATGGATTACACCAGATTTTATTATAAATATATTACATGAACCGATTATAGGGAGTGCGGGCGGATACATATATCAATTTATAATAATCGTACTAGTAGCCCCTATTGTATGTGAATTTGTATTTAGGGGATTTCTATTTCAGCGCTTTGCGACGAAATGGGGAACCGGAAAAGCGATGGTTATTGTAGCGATTCTTTTTGGATGTTTTCATATTGATTTCCTCAGTGCTGTCATGTTTAGTATCGTACTATCAATTGTATACATTCGTACGAAAAGCTTACTGATGCCGATTAGTATTCATATGTTAAATAATGCAATCGTACTTATTACATCTTTTATCTTTGGTAAGGAAGAAATGATAAGCTTTGCGGATCTTTCTAATCAAACTCCATTTTTTACAGGATTTATTATCTTTATCATTGGATTAAATTTAGTACTCGTCTTTTTGTTCATGAATCGCCGTTATATAAATAAAGAGGTGCCAGTAGTATATACAAATAAAATAAGAGAGTTATAGGGGATTTATAATGCGTTAAATAATCAGAATATAAAGAATTAAAAAGGTGATGTCTCCTTTCTTAGGTTGGAGAGAGCATCCGTCCATGTATAGAAGGGATTTATATATTAGAAAATCAAACAAGATTTATATAGAAAGGAATGGATATGATTCTATGAATGAAACGATTCAATCAAATAAACTGTTTTATTTGATCATGGTGATTTTAATTGTGATTACAACAGTGAATGTAGGGTTTCGCTGGGATGAAGCATACTTTTTTGTCTATTTAGCACTTCATCTTCTAGGGCTTCTATGTATTGGAGGCGGAATGGTAGTTGAGAAAAGAAGTGAAGATGGAATTAATTATATATGTGTACTTGGTCTTATACTACTTCTAGCTGTACAAGGAATTATGAAATATAGCTCCATTTCTTTTCAAGATTTAAGTTTCTTCGTTAATATTTTTCAATAAGGAGTGCTGAAGTTTTGTTATCAAAAAAACAAGTTGGCTATGTAGTTGTTTTACTTGGATTTATCTTAGTTATTGTAGGGAAAGTGTATTTAAACAATTATGAATATGGGAAATATCTAAGTGGTTTCGGCCTTATTTGTTGGATTGCGGGTGCATTTCTTATTCCAACATATGAGCCGAAGAAACATACAGAGAGATAAAGTGAAACTTTAATTAGTGGGGGTCTTATTGCTCGTTAATGCGGGATAAATAGAGAGTGTA
Coding sequences within it:
- a CDS encoding response regulator transcription factor — its product is MYHANILLVDDETAILQLLTTILQKEGFSHITTATSAEEALLLVKQNHFDLMILDVMLPGQSGFDICPIIRQKTDCPIFFLTAKSSDLDKVSGFLYGADDYITKPFNPLEVVARMKAQLRRHMKQTPQLIKEHTLSFGRVQIDKHAAELQVDGEIVECSAQLFQLLLFFCEHPNYVFSKEEIYEKVWGAPAYNGDDNTVMVHIRKLREKIELDPSSPKYIKTIRGLGYKFVAK
- a CDS encoding CPBP family intramembrane glutamic endopeptidase; the protein is MNPFYSIRARYFLIVFALLFLIERMSKQVLENTFHISLSSFISIFVLYVFPAIWLFYYCKRHRVPFTVFMNRRESFNLMQVFMITGMLCLFSYGYLVLYMYSFAWITPDFIINILHEPIIGSAGGYIYQFIIIVLVAPIVCEFVFRGFLFQRFATKWGTGKAMVIVAILFGCFHIDFLSAVMFSIVLSIVYIRTKSLLMPISIHMLNNAIVLITSFIFGKEEMISFADLSNQTPFFTGFIIFIIGLNLVLVFLFMNRRYINKEVPVVYTNKIREL